One genomic segment of Rhizobium viscosum includes these proteins:
- the metH gene encoding methionine synthase, producing the protein MFDNLFGPEGGKRDGSEVFAALKKAASERILVLDGAMGTQIQGLGYDEDHFRGSRFIGCACHQKGNNDLLILSQPDAIEEIHYKYAKAGADILETNTFSSTRIAQADYQMEGEVYALNKEGAEIVRRAAQRAEREDGKRRFVAGAIGPTNRTASISPDVNNPGFRAVTFDDLRDAYAEQIDGLIDGGADIILIETIFDTLNAKAAIFACEERFEAKGIRLPVMISGTITDLSGRTLSGQTPSAFWNSVRHANPFTIGLNCALGANAMRPHLQELSGVADTFVCAYPNAGLPNEFGQYDETPELMAAQIDSFAREGLVNIVGGCCGSTPEHIRVIAETVAKYKPRPIPEHRPFMSLSGLEPFELTKDIPFVNVGERTNVTGSARFRKLITNADFTAALDVARDQVENGAQVIDINMDEGLIDSEKAMVEFLNLIAAEPDIARVPVMIDSSKFSIIESGLKRVQGKAIVNSISLKEGEENFLAQARLLHNYGAAVVVMAFDETGQADSYERKVEICTRAYKLLTEKVGFPPEDIIFDPNIFAVATGIEEHNNYGVDFIEATRTIRKTMPLVHISGGVSNLSFSFRGNEPVREAMHAVFLYHAIQAGMDMGIVNAGQLAVYDQIDPELREACEDVVLNRRSDATERLLDVAERFRGAAGKEAKAQDLSWREWSVEKRLEHALVNGITEYIEADTEEARQQAARPLHVIEGPLMAGMNVVGDLFGSGKMFLPQVVKSARVMKQAVAVLLPYMEEEKRQNGGEERKSAGKILMATVKGDVHDIGKNIVGVVLACNNYEIIDLGVMVPATKILETAVAEKVDVIGLSGLITPSLDEMVHVAAEMEREGFDIPLLIGGATTSRVHTAVKIHPGYNKGQSIYVTDASRAVGVVSSLLSPEARQPYIDDIRAEYAKVAAAHARSEAEKVRLPLTRARENAQKVDWAAYKPTKPSFLGTKVFEDYDLADLAKYIDWTPFFQTWELRGRYPAILEDEKQGEAARALWADAQAMLKKIIDEKWFRPRAVIGFWPAGTVGDDIRLFKDDARKEELATFYTLRQQLSKRDGRPNVALSDFVAPVDSGVQDYVGGFVVTAGFEEIAIAERFERSNDDYSSILVKALADRFAEAFAECMHERVRREYWGYAKDEHLSNEDLITEAYAGIRPAPGYPAQPDHTEKKTLFGLLDAENTAGVKLTESYAMWPGSSVSGIYIGHPDSYYFGVAKVERDQVEDYAKRKGMNVPEVERWLGPVLNYVPRKADEEIEDAA; encoded by the coding sequence GTGTTTGATAACCTTTTTGGTCCCGAAGGGGGCAAGCGTGATGGCAGTGAAGTGTTTGCGGCGCTGAAGAAAGCCGCCAGCGAACGCATCCTCGTTCTTGACGGCGCCATGGGCACACAGATCCAAGGCCTGGGCTACGATGAAGACCATTTCCGCGGCTCGCGGTTCATCGGCTGCGCTTGCCATCAGAAGGGCAATAATGACCTCTTGATCCTGTCGCAGCCGGACGCGATCGAGGAAATCCACTATAAATATGCCAAGGCCGGCGCTGACATCCTCGAAACCAATACCTTCTCCTCGACCCGCATCGCGCAGGCCGATTATCAGATGGAAGGCGAGGTCTATGCGCTGAACAAGGAAGGCGCGGAGATCGTTCGACGCGCCGCCCAGCGTGCGGAGCGTGAAGACGGCAAGCGCCGCTTTGTTGCCGGCGCCATCGGTCCGACCAACCGCACTGCTTCCATTTCGCCCGACGTCAATAATCCGGGCTTCCGCGCCGTCACTTTCGACGACCTGCGCGATGCCTATGCGGAACAGATCGACGGCCTGATCGATGGCGGCGCCGATATCATCCTCATCGAGACGATCTTCGATACGCTGAATGCGAAGGCTGCGATCTTTGCCTGCGAGGAGCGTTTCGAGGCCAAGGGCATCCGCCTGCCGGTCATGATATCAGGCACGATCACCGACCTTTCGGGCCGCACGCTTTCCGGCCAGACGCCAAGCGCCTTCTGGAATTCGGTGCGTCACGCCAATCCGTTCACGATCGGGCTCAACTGCGCGCTCGGTGCCAATGCGATGCGTCCGCATCTGCAGGAGCTTTCGGGCGTTGCCGACACGTTTGTCTGTGCCTATCCGAATGCTGGTTTGCCCAATGAATTCGGCCAGTATGACGAGACGCCGGAACTGATGGCGGCGCAGATCGACAGCTTCGCCCGCGAAGGCCTTGTCAACATCGTCGGCGGCTGCTGCGGCTCCACGCCCGAGCATATCCGTGTCATCGCCGAGACTGTGGCCAAGTACAAGCCGCGGCCGATCCCCGAGCATCGCCCCTTCATGTCGCTGTCCGGCCTCGAACCCTTCGAGCTGACCAAGGACATTCCTTTCGTCAATGTCGGCGAGCGCACCAACGTCACCGGTTCGGCCCGCTTCCGCAAGCTGATCACCAATGCCGATTTCACGGCAGCGCTCGACGTCGCCCGCGACCAGGTCGAGAACGGCGCGCAGGTAATCGACATCAACATGGACGAAGGCCTGATCGATTCCGAAAAGGCGATGGTCGAGTTCCTGAACCTGATCGCTGCCGAACCCGACATCGCCCGCGTTCCTGTGATGATCGATAGCTCGAAGTTCTCGATCATCGAATCCGGCCTGAAGCGCGTGCAGGGCAAGGCGATCGTCAACTCGATCTCGCTCAAGGAAGGCGAGGAGAATTTCCTTGCCCAGGCGCGCCTCTTGCACAACTACGGCGCGGCCGTCGTCGTCATGGCCTTCGATGAGACGGGGCAAGCCGACAGCTATGAGCGCAAGGTCGAGATCTGCACGCGCGCCTACAAGCTGTTGACCGAGAAGGTCGGATTCCCGCCCGAAGACATCATCTTCGACCCGAACATTTTCGCGGTCGCGACCGGTATCGAAGAGCACAACAATTACGGCGTCGACTTCATCGAGGCGACGCGCACGATCCGTAAGACCATGCCGCTCGTCCATATCTCGGGCGGCGTGTCGAACCTTTCCTTCTCCTTCCGCGGCAATGAGCCGGTACGTGAGGCGATGCATGCCGTGTTCCTCTACCACGCCATTCAGGCGGGCATGGATATGGGTATCGTCAATGCCGGCCAGTTGGCTGTCTACGACCAGATCGATCCGGAACTGCGCGAGGCCTGCGAAGACGTGGTGCTGAACCGTCGCTCCGATGCGACCGAACGGCTGCTCGATGTTGCCGAACGCTTCCGCGGCGCTGCCGGCAAGGAAGCCAAGGCACAGGATCTCTCCTGGCGCGAGTGGAGCGTCGAGAAGCGTCTCGAACATGCGCTGGTCAACGGCATCACCGAATATATCGAGGCTGATACCGAGGAGGCGCGCCAGCAGGCCGCGCGGCCGCTGCATGTCATCGAAGGCCCGCTGATGGCCGGCATGAATGTGGTCGGCGATCTCTTCGGCTCCGGCAAAATGTTCCTTCCGCAGGTGGTCAAGTCCGCCCGCGTCATGAAACAGGCCGTTGCCGTACTCCTTCCCTATATGGAAGAGGAGAAGCGCCAGAATGGCGGCGAAGAACGCAAGTCTGCCGGCAAGATCCTGATGGCAACCGTCAAGGGCGACGTACACGATATCGGCAAGAACATCGTCGGCGTCGTACTCGCCTGCAACAATTACGAGATCATCGACCTCGGCGTGATGGTGCCGGCAACGAAGATCCTCGAAACGGCTGTTGCAGAGAAGGTCGATGTCATCGGTCTTTCCGGCCTTATCACGCCGTCGCTTGACGAGATGGTGCATGTTGCTGCCGAAATGGAGCGGGAGGGCTTCGATATCCCGCTGCTGATCGGCGGGGCAACGACCAGTCGTGTGCATACCGCCGTTAAGATCCATCCGGGCTACAACAAAGGCCAGTCCATTTACGTGACGGATGCCAGCCGCGCTGTCGGCGTTGTCTCTTCGCTGCTCTCGCCGGAAGCCCGTCAGCCCTATATCGACGATATCAGGGCCGAATATGCCAAGGTCGCTGCCGCCCATGCGCGTAGCGAAGCCGAGAAGGTGCGTCTGCCGCTCACTCGTGCCCGAGAGAACGCACAGAAGGTCGACTGGGCGGCCTACAAGCCGACCAAGCCGAGCTTCCTCGGAACCAAGGTATTCGAAGATTACGATCTGGCCGACCTTGCCAAGTACATCGATTGGACGCCGTTCTTCCAGACCTGGGAGTTGCGCGGCCGCTACCCGGCGATCCTCGAAGACGAGAAGCAGGGCGAAGCAGCCCGCGCACTCTGGGCTGATGCCCAGGCGATGCTGAAGAAGATCATCGACGAGAAGTGGTTCCGCCCGCGCGCCGTCATCGGCTTCTGGCCGGCCGGTACAGTCGGCGACGATATCCGCCTGTTCAAGGACGATGCGCGCAAGGAGGAGTTGGCGACGTTCTACACGCTGCGCCAGCAGCTTTCGAAACGCGATGGCCGTCCGAACGTGGCATTGTCGGACTTCGTCGCGCCCGTGGACAGCGGCGTGCAGGACTATGTCGGCGGCTTCGTGGTGACGGCGGGCTTCGAGGAGATCGCCATCGCCGAACGTTTCGAGCGTTCGAACGACGACTATTCCTCGATCCTCGTGAAGGCGCTTGCCGACCGCTTCGCCGAAGCTTTCGCCGAGTGCATGCATGAGCGCGTGCGTCGCGAATATTGGGGCTACGCCAAGGACGAGCATCTTTCCAACGAGGATCTCATTACCGAGGCCTATGCCGGTATCCGCCCGGCACCCGGTTACCCGGCCCAGCCCGATCACACCGAGAAGAAGACCTTGTTCGGTCTTCTCGATGCGGAGAATACCGCCGGCGTGAAGTTGACCGAGAGCTACGCGATGTGGCCCGGCTCGTCAGTATCCGGCATCTATATCGGCCACCCCGACTCCTACTATTTCGGTGTCGCCAAGGTGGAGCGCGATCAGGTCGAAGACTATGCCAAGCGCAAGGGCATGAATGTCCCCGAGGTCGAGCGCTGGCTCGGGCCAGTGCTCAACTACGTGCCGCGCAAGGCTGATGAAGAGATCGAAGACGCTGCCTGA
- a CDS encoding GntR family transcriptional regulator, which produces MTDDLASILSPERLQAGGTGPLYVKLRRTLEDAVRTGTLAHGDALPPERDIAEFAAVSRVTVRKAIDELVADGLLVRRHGSGTFVAKPVSKVEQRLSQLTSFTEDMARRGMTARSEWLHKGVHTPSPDEMMILGLGADIKVSRLSRLRIADDQPLAIEHASVSGEFLPDPSSVTNSLYAELERLGVRPVRAVQRISATNMKEADAHLLGVPVGQAGLSIERISYLGSGRAVEFTRSLYRGDAYDFVAELTIGAS; this is translated from the coding sequence ATGACCGACGATCTCGCCTCCATCCTTTCGCCTGAACGCTTGCAGGCTGGCGGCACCGGTCCACTTTACGTGAAGCTGCGCCGCACACTCGAAGATGCCGTGCGCACCGGCACGCTCGCCCATGGCGATGCCCTGCCCCCGGAACGCGACATTGCCGAATTTGCGGCCGTCAGCCGTGTCACCGTGCGCAAGGCGATCGACGAGCTTGTGGCTGACGGCCTGCTCGTGCGCCGCCACGGCTCCGGCACCTTCGTCGCCAAGCCGGTGTCCAAAGTCGAGCAACGACTGTCGCAGCTCACCTCTTTCACCGAGGACATGGCCCGGCGCGGCATGACCGCCCGCTCCGAATGGCTGCATAAAGGCGTCCACACGCCCTCGCCCGACGAGATGATGATCCTTGGCCTCGGCGCCGACATCAAAGTCTCGCGCCTCTCGCGCCTGCGCATAGCCGACGACCAGCCCTTGGCGATCGAACATGCGAGCGTGTCAGGCGAGTTCCTGCCCGATCCATCCTCTGTCACCAATTCACTCTATGCCGAGTTGGAGCGCCTCGGCGTGCGCCCCGTCCGCGCCGTCCAGCGCATATCTGCGACCAACATGAAAGAGGCCGACGCCCACTTGCTCGGCGTCCCCGTCGGCCAGGCCGGGCTCTCCATCGAGCGTATTTCCTATCTCGGCTCCGGCCGCGCGGTGGAATTCACCCGCTCGCTTTATCGTGGCGACGCCTATGACTTCGTCGCCGAGCTGACGATTGGAGCGAGCTGA